One Triticum dicoccoides isolate Atlit2015 ecotype Zavitan chromosome 3B, WEW_v2.0, whole genome shotgun sequence genomic window, AAGAAGACCCCCCTTGAAGAGATCTGGCCGTCGGAGGGGTAGCATGACAAGCTCTTGAAGGGATTCTTTGATATCTTCCAATGCACCGATATCATCAAATGAAACTCCAATTTCATTCGCGGGTATCACTTCTGGTCTGATGCGCTTTTCAAACTCATTATCTGGGGGCACTTCCTAAACGCAATAAAAAGGAATTGCAGATGGGTAAATTAGTTTCCTGGAACTTGCACAAAGTAACATTAAAGTGGCCAATAGTTATCTTACTGGTAGTTTTGCAGGTGGAGGTGGATTCTCTGGTTTCTTTGGTTCTGTTTTGCTCTCAGGAGGAGGAGCTGGAGTAGCGGCAGCAGGAGCTGCTGGTGGCAGCAAAGTTGCAGGTTTTGTTTCCAATTTTGCAGCAGTCGGAGCAATTCTCTTTTCAGCAATCTATGTAGTTGAGGCATGTCATTGTTTATAATTGTTAATTCTAAAATATTCTAAACTTTCTAATAGAATTGGATGCCTATGCTAGAAATCAAGCCACCTCGTTGGAAAAACAATAAATAGGTACTCCCCCTGTTCTAAAATACAACGCATGTAGATTTTTTTCAAAAGTaagctttgtgaagtttgaccaactttatagggaaAACAATGTACATCTATAATACCAAATAAACATTGCATTTATTCGATATTATTAATGTTGATTTTTCcccatataaacttggtcaaactttacgaagctTGACTTTTGAATAATCTACATGCATTATATTTTGGAACCAAGGGGAGTACAAATAAAAACCTAGAAGTGCAAAAACAATAAAAAGAAACAAACCTTTCGAGCGTCAGTGTGTCTTTCCAACTTCATGGTGTCCTTATCGCTCATCTTGTTCTCTTGAAAAATTTCCAATGCATGGGCCAAGCTGCACAATTGAAGAGTCATAAACCAAGGCAGAGATGATGAAGCCAACAGACAACTATAGCAATTACCTTTTAGCAGATAGAATTAGTTTTCCGTTCCGGTACTCTGGGTCTTTATGATTCATCAAGTGGTAAGAAACTGCAGATACCACAATCTCCTCAATATACTTACTGAGGCCCATTGTATCGGATAGACATATTGAGCCTAAATCAAGACACTCGAGATCATTCTCTGCAAGGACTTCCGTGATATGGTTCCGATTATCTTGAAACTGAATAATCTTCATATCTTCTTCTAACTGGGAGTTCCAGCTTACAAGGCAATTCTCATTTTCGGGCGGCTTGATGTCTATGTTATATGGGAATAAAGCAGATAGCCTGTCATCCAGCTCGTCATCATCAAAGTCCATATCCACAATTCTTGAGCCGAGAAGTAGCACTGGCCCTTCAAGCTTGGTCAGTAGTTTCTCAAATAAGAGATACATTTTGGGGGACTTGTGAAGAAACTTCTCGACATCTCTTATGTAGAGGACAATAGGGCTCTTCTTAGATACTTTATGCAGAATCTTGTACAACGCTTGTACCAACATTTTCTCATCAAAATTCCAGCTACTAGCACGTCTGAGAGGAGCTGCagtgcaaaaagaaaaaaaatatgcatAGTGTGAAGCAGCAGCGCAACAAGAAATAGTGAAGTTAATCTACAGCAGGAGAAGCAGTGGAAGTGTGGAACAAACTTGGCAACAAAGTGATACAACTCATATATTCTTCTCTGTACATTTAGATTCCAACTTTGTGCATGAGATAAGCGTTATCTCAAGGGAACTAGACATGCAAGCATGTGTGTCCATACCTTCCAAGTAAAAATGTTAAGTGTGTAGGATAACGTGAACACTGCGGTGCATCGACAGAAATAACATAAACAAACTACTTCTCGTCGGTTTGTGCATTACTTCCATAGTGATAATTGTTGCATTTAGATCTGTTTCACTACCTTGCAAGTCGGAAATTAATAACAGATCACCATTTGACATGCTAAGCAAGTAAGCAGCATAACGTGGAAAAGCTCAAATACACACAATGTATACATACATGAAAACAAATAATTTCCTCAAGGTGACGAAATTTATTTTGTGCCATTGCAAGTCTTTCAAAAGGACATGGTATGACCTGAGTTACTTGGAGCGCCTTGCGATGCCAGGCTACTCATATCGGATGAAGTAGATGCATTTCTTCTGAGCTTGGGCATGCTGTTTGTACTTTCAGAGCTCCTGGAAATTTATTAGGAAATAAGTAAATGTTTTTTTGTAATGGGTCCACTATAGTGAATTTTTCTCACACCTTAATTTCATGTCGGTCATACTGCTTTGTCTACGTATACCTCCTGCAACATAAAATGGAAATACATCAATGAATATACCGATACAAATTCTGAAAGTAGATACACACAATGGGAATCATGTTCTACAGTGCATGCATGCAACTGAATTTAGTTATGCCCCAAGAGCGAGTATTGATATTCCTTCACAGCATTCAGTCTAAATGAAGGCCAAGTTAGGTAAAGTCAGTATAATGGTCGATGCTTTATTCACAAGAACTGCACTGGGTGAGAAACTTCATTTATGTTTTAATATAAAACATGAAGTTCATTTAGTTTTCAAGTAAATTCAGGAACTTTATTTAGTCTATCAGTTCCACAGATCTTCTGATTCTCTAGAACTCTGTTGTTTGAGTACTTGTTTTATTAATCAATGAATTCAAATGCACACGACATACATATTGTGTCAATATATGAGAAAAAGGCATACACCCTCTTTTTCTTCTATGAATAAGAACGGACTCATGATTTGAGGCTTCTAGTATGTGTGAATCACTAAATCAGTGTAATATTGATATGAAAATACATGTTCCATCCAGTTTGCATAAATAGAATGGTACATGGATGTTCTCATCAACTGCTAATCATTGACCTGAGTTGAACATATTTAGATAAAAACTGAAGTAGGTTGCTACCACTACAGAAGAACGAATACAAACTAAATGCTGAAGCGTCACCTCTGGATTGCTCCTTCTGTGGAGTCATCGTAAAAGACTGGAGTAATCCAGACATCCTTTCAAGAGTCGTCTCGGAGATGGATCTTGTAACAGACTGATGAGAAGAAAAATACTCTCCAGTTAGCAGTTATTAGATAAAATTTACCAATATTTTCCGTCGACAAACTAAAAAGAATCAGTGAGTGATGCAGAACAAATAGTGCCAATGTATCAAAAATAAGCTCATGAGCACACCAAACATTCAGAAATGGAAAGATTGGAAACAGTATGCAACTATGGCAAATTTtgaagatcaaaagcagagccagtGGTATGCTAAGGTCTTACCTGTTCGCTGCCACCGGTGCCATATTTGCCGTGAAGCTGCAAGGAATACCATTGCATTACAACATATCTAAAACATATCTAGCGACGTGTAACGCAAGGACTAATGCTCCAGCAAAACTTACCTTTATGAGAAAATCCGTAGGATCCAGCAGGAGGATTTTCGCTTCGAAATAGTGAGCGAGCGCCTTGGCGAGCATCTGCTGGTAAAGCTCTTCAAGAGAGGAACTTGGCCTTAGATTACTTGGTCCGAAGCAGCGGAAGTATGGTCAAGCAAAGTCCTTGAGCTGTTGTGATGAAGATGGTTTTTACCTGCAGGGCCTGACAGCAGAATCGCACGGCTAGCCGGAGCAAGATTCCTGGTGTATTTGGAGATCTCTGCTTGCTTCAGGTGGACGTACGCGGCGCTCGTCAGCACGACGCGTGTTTGCTCACTGCAAAGGGGGCGATTGAGGGGGAAAAAAGACAGACATGGATGAGGACTGCATGAGGTGAAAAGCAGAATTGTACACTAGAAAACATAGCTTAGTGCGCGCAATCTATCAGTAAACTAGTGTCATGCATGGTTCGCTGATCCAAGCAGATTTTGCTCATAAAACTGACAACATAGAGAGActcttcttgagcttttgaaccctCTGGGTTTCTCCTGCCTGTAATCCGAGTTCTGACAGCATAGCGACTCTGTCACCACTTTCATGGacatttcagaaaggaaaaaagacATTTCACTTCTTTCAGAAACCCAAAGCTCCATGAGGCTGAAAATTACACAAAAACTCTGGATTTTTCACTTCTTCTTTTACATGCAAAATATGCAGTTCATATGTAACCGCCTTTCATGGAACCAACTATTCACCAACTGGGATTCTCCTGCCTGTGATCTGAGTTCTGACAGCATAGCGATTCTGTCACCACCTTCCATGGacatttcagaaaggaaaaaaaaaaagATATTTCACTTCTTTCAGTGACGCAAAGCTCCATGAGGCGGAAAATTAGACTACACACAAACTCtggatttttcttcttcctttACATGCAAAATATGCACTTCATATGTAAATCTAATTGATGCACATCACACAGAAATGATTTCATTTTCCCCACCAAAAGATCAGCCCAAAACATCTGGGACGATGGAAGGTGACGGGACAGCTTCTACAGTTCCATGAAAGGAACAGCCCCGAGAGTCTCACTCACATCGTTGAGAGATGAACTTTTTTGCGACGGAAGGAGGGCGTTTACCTGAGGTAGTACGGGAACTCGTCGAAGGTGACCTTGCTGTCCctgccgtcgacgacgaggcggcggagctcgtgcTCCACCCGCTCCAGCGTCACCCCGGCCCGCGCCGGGCCTCCCGACCCTCCGCCCGACCACGGCGCGGACGCCAGCCCCAGCCCCACGCCGACGCCTATCCCGATCCCCACCGCCGACATCACCATGTGCTTCCCCTCCATGCTGGCCGGCCGGCGCGCCTCTCCGTCCGACGGTGACGCGAGCCAACGTGGAGCTAGTTTCTCCTCGGACCGCGCGCGTGTCTTCGTGAGTGTGGCTAAGAGAGGGCGGAGAGAGATCAACGGGGGacggacgatgacgacgacgacagcATCTGGTCTTGCTAATAATGGATGGTTCCGGCGAGATGGATGGGAGGGGGAGCGGGAGGGGGAGCGGGAGTGTCGGGCCTCTATCTCTCTGCTCGTtgcgctgtgtgtgtgtgtgtgcagcgcTGTGCAGGTTTCTCGTGTGTTCTTGGCTGCGTAGCCGCGGGAGGGGCAATGGGGGCTGGGCACGCGGCCGCGTACGTGTGCAGTGTGCAGTGTGCTGGAGTATATGAAAGGAGGCGATGAGGATGGGCATGGGCGCGTGTGTATCATTGCTGCGATCGTTGGAGAGGTGGCGATGACATGCAGCATGCCGCTATTGGATACAGGGACTCTGGGTTTCACTGAATTATGCGCCGGTCTTCAGTTACTCAAGCCTCATTTGACTTGTAGGATTTTTTAGGGATTCTAAAGGATGGGATTTTTAAGATATTTTTTTCTTTGGAGCCTTTGGTTCGTAGGAATATATTCCTATTCATATCTGGTATAGGAACTAATCCTTCATATTTTTTAAAACATAAATTAGTCTAAACTCAATTGAAAAATTTCTAtcatatgcatcaaatgacatATCTTGCTCTATAAGAATTGAGGCTTTTTCCGATTTTCCTGTTCCTGTGATACTTCTATTGTGTGAACTAAAGGAGGCCTCACCCGCAAAAATAATACTAAAGGAGGCCTCGAACTTCAATGTGGTACTACCTCCATTCCGAATTACACAATGTTTTGGATATATAAAATACAtacagactgaaatgagtgaacaaaaatGCAAAAACACATCTATATACAAGCGGTTAAAAAGAAAGTTAGGACATCTTATAGTTTTGAACGGAAAGGGTAGTATTTTGGGTTGAACTTTGATCGTAAATTTAAGTAAAAAAATGCAAGTTATATGTATAACAAAAATAATATCGGTGGAAGTTCTTTTTTTAGAAAATTTCCGATCTATTCAAGGTAGTATAAATAACGTCAGAAGTAAAGTATTATATCCAGGTCCGTGGACTACCGAGTGACGACTATAAGCACTAGAGCGAGCTGAAGACGTGGCGTCGTCATCATCTctccctcatcggagctgagcaaaACAAACACCGACCGAATTCCGCGAGATCCGAtagagacaaacctccacacgctCTCCAACGATGCTAGAAGCACCGTCGGGACAGGGCTAGGCTAGGAGAACCTTATTTTATCTTCAGGAAGCGGCCGTCACCTCGCCTTCCTGAGCATgatacaaaccctaacaaaactcgaacAAACATCTAAAAATAGAGCCCTATCGCTGGTATGGGCCGAGATCCACCacacctccatggccctaaggctaCTAGAGATGAGATAGACCGATTGTGACACCGGCAGGAGTCAGGGGAACCCTACCGTGTGGTGCCCTCGCGCCACGAGGGGTTGCGGGAGTCTGGACTATGTAACGATGATCGTGCATGGTCAGTCATTTGAATTTTTCTTTGACCACTAGCTTCATCTATTTGTTCTACACAACTCTCATGTTGTAAGTTTTTTTGTTCCAATGCTCATAAACAAACTTCAAGTGTGGTGGTTTGAGGTAAGTTCACTACATGGACACGGAGTAagatttaccgaaaaaggctttcgccccgctttatattataaagcaaccacCCAAATCAAACATCCCACAAGGTTCCACACATGTCCAAACACANNNNNNNNNNNNNNNNNNNNNNNNNNNNNNNNNNNNNNNNNNNNNNNNNNNNNNNNNNNNNNNNNNNNNNNNNNNNNNNNNNNNNNNNNNNNNNNNNNNNNNNNNNNNNNNNNNNNNNNNNNNNNNNNNNNNNNNNNNNNNNNNNNNNNNNNNNNNNNNNNNNNNNNNNNNNNNNNNNNNNNNNNNNNNNNNNNNNNNNNNNNNNNNNNNNNNNNNNNNNNNNNNNNNNNNNNNNNNNNNNNNNNNNNNNNNNNNNNNNNNNNNNNNNNNNNNNNNNNNNNNNNNNNNNNNNNNNNNNNNNNNNNNNNNNNNNNNNNNNNNNNNNNNNNNNNNacacacacacacacacacacacacacggaggtTCACATGCATACAAATAAGACACGAGGGTCAGAGCTGAGGGCACAACACAACAAGCCCAAAACACACACAACACGGCGCAGAGCGCAAAGCACAAGGCGCAAAGCAGTCCGACAGCCTAGTCGGGCTCAGGCGGAGGGGGCGGAAGCGGGGGAGCCACGTGGAGCGCCATCGAGCAAAGATCGGCGAGGAGGTTGGTGATGACGTCCCGGTCCTGGGGGCGGCTAAGCgtccgccaaagctgcaagtagcCACACATTTTGAAGATAGCGTCATTCGCACGTCGAAGAGGGACCTTCTGAATGACAAGCTTGTTGCGAATGTTCCAAAGCGTCCAGGCGAGGATCCCAACGCACAACCATATAATATGGCGGTAGCGAGGAGGGGAGGCGGTCAGTTCCGCAAGTAAGTCGGGGAAATTGGTATTGCACCACTGGCTGCCGACCGTTTCGCAGAAGCAGGCCCACATGAACTGGGCAGTAGAGcacgagaagaagatgtggttagcatcctcGATTGTGCCACGGATGGGACAAATCCCATCGCCCGGGCCGTTACGCTTGAGAACTTCGATCCCAGAGGGGAGGCGTCCGCGGATCCATTGCCACAGAAAGATCCTGATCTTCAGAGGGAGGCGGATGTCCCATATCAAGCTAAACAGTTCCGAGGCCGTCGAGGGCGCAATGGCCCCATACAAGGACTTCGTGGAGAAGCGGCCATACGGCTCCAGGTGCCAGGAAATGGCATCCTGGTCCTCCTCAACATTCATCGGCATAAGGGCCACGTCTTGGAGGAGGGAGTCCCAAGCAGCCACCTCAAGAGAGCCGAAGGGACGACGGAAAGCAAGAcgtcctaagtcaataagggccgtctCGATAGAGACCCGAGGGTCAGCCGCAATGGCAAATAGTTCTGGGAAACGCACAGCCAAGGGGGACTCCCCAAGCCAGCGGTCGAACCAGAACAGAGTCGAGGCCCCGGATCCAACAGAGACGGACGTACTGAGGCGGAGGACGGGCAGAAGCTGGACCACGgactgccagaactgggagccACCCGTACGCTGGCAAAAGGCCAGAGGTTGGCCCCTCAGGTATTTATTACGGATGATGGTCAGCCAGAGGCCGCCCTCCCCATTggcgatactgaaggaaatatgccctagaggcaataataaagttattatttatttcattatttcatgataaatgtttattattcatgctagaattgtattaatcggaaacataatacatgtgtgaatatatatagacaaatagagtgtcactagtatgcctctacttgactagcttgttaatcaaagatggttatgtttcctaaccatggacaaggagttgttatttgattaacgggatcacatcattagttgaatgatctgattgacatgacccattccgttagcttagcacccgatcgtttagtatgttgctactgcttccttcatgacttatacatgttcctatgactatgagattatgcaactcccgtttaccggaggaacactttgtgtgctaccaaacgtcacaacgtaattgggtgattataaaggtgctctacaggtgtctccgaaggtacttgttgagttggcgtatttcgagattaggatttgtcactccgaatgtcggagaggtatctctgggccctctcggtaatacacatcacttaagccttgcaagcatttcaactaatgagttagttgtgagatgatgtattacgaaacgagtaaagagacttgccggtaacgagattgaactaggtattggataccgacgatcgaatctcgggcaagtaacataccgatgacaaagggaacaacgtatgttgttgtgcggtttgaccgataaagatcttcgtagaatatgtaggaaccaatatgggcatccaggtcccgctattggttattgaccggagacgtgtctcggtcatgtctacactgttctcgaacagtagggtccgcacgcttaaggttttgatgacaatttcattatgagtttatgtattttgatgtaccgaaggttgttcggtgtcccggatgtgatcacagacatgacgaggagtctcgaaatggtcgcgacataaagatttatatattggacggatatatttggacaccggaaaggttccgggtgagattggaaatataccggagttccgggaggttaccggaaccccccggtaagtatatgggccttattgggccttagtggaagggagggagaaggagcaagggagggggcgcgcccccccccaagcccaatccgaattgggaggggggccgccccccctttccttctctcctcccccctcttccttccttctcctactccgaataggaaaggggggggggcaaacctacttggagtaggtttgcccccctagggcgcgcctcccccttgggccgacctcctcctccctccctcctttatatacgggggcggggggggggcaccctagacacacaagttgatcattgagatcgttccttagccgtgtgcggtgcccccctccacgatattacacctcgttcATATTgttacggtgcttaggcgaagccctgcgataggagaacatcaagattgtcaccacgccgtcgtgctgacggaactcctccccgcgcctctgctggatcggagatcggggtgcgtcatcgagctgtacgtgtgtcaagaactcggaggtgccggagtaacggtgcttggatcggttggaccgggaggacgtacgactacttcctctacgctgcgtcaacgcttccgcttcggtctacgagggtacgtagacaacactctcccctctcgttgctatacatcaccatgatcttgcgtgtgcgtaggatttttttttgaaattactacgttacccaacagtggcatccgagcctaggttttatggtttgatgttatatgcacgagtagaacacaagtgagttgtgggcgatataagtcatactgcttaccagcatgtcatactttggttcggcggtattattggatgaagcggcacggaccgacattacacgtacgcttacgcgagactggttttaccgccgtgctttgcacacaggtgactagcgggtgttagtttctccaactttagttgaaccgagtgtggctacgcccggtccttgcgaaggttaaaacagcatcaacttgacaaactatcgttgtggttttgatgcgtaggtgagattggttcttgcttaagcccgtagcagccacgtaaaacttgcaacaacaaagtagaggacgtctaacttgtttttgcagggcatgttgtgatgtgatatggccaagacatgatgctatattttattgtatgagatgaccatgttttgtaaccgaagttatcggcaactggcaggagccatatggttgtcgctttatcgtatgaaatgcaaacgccctgtaattgctttactttatcactaagcggtagcgatagtcgtagaagcaatagatggcgtaaacgacaacgatgctacgatggagatcaaggtgtcgcgccggtgacgatggtgatcatgatggtgcttcggagatggagatcacaagcacaagatgatgatggccatatcatatcacttatattgattgcatgtgatgtttatcctttatgcatcttatcttgctttgattgacggtagcattttaagatgatctctcactaaaaaattatcaagaagtcttctccctgagtatgcaccgttgccaaagttcgtcgtggccaggcaccacgtgatgatcgggtgtgataagctctacgtccatctacaacgggtgcaagccagttttgcacacgcagaatactcaggttaaacttgacgagcctagcatatgcagatatggcctcggaacacggagaccgaaaggtcgagcgtgaatcatatagtagatatgatcaacataagatgttcaccattgaaaactactccatctcacgtgatgatcggttatggtttagttgatttgggtcacgtgatcacttagatgactagagagatgtctgtctaagtgggagttctttagtaatatgattaattgaacttaaatttatcatgaacttagtcctggtagtattttgcaaatcatgttgtagatcaatagctcgcgttgttgcttttatatgatatgttcctagagaaaattgtgttgaaaaatgttagtagcaatgatgcggattggatccgcgatctgaggtttatcctcattgctgcacagaagaattatgtccttaatacaccgctaggtgacagacctattgcaggagcagatgcagacgttatgaacgtttggctagctcaatatgatgactacttgatagttttgtgcaccatgctttatggct contains:
- the LOC119275518 gene encoding uncharacterized protein LOC119275518; this encodes MEGKHMVMSAVGIGIGVGVGLGLASAPWSGGGSGGPARAGVTLERVEHELRRLVVDGRDSKVTFDEFPYYLSEQTRVVLTSAAYVHLKQAEISKYTRNLAPASRAILLSGPAELYQQMLAKALAHYFEAKILLLDPTDFLIKLHGKYGTGGSEQSVTRSISETTLERMSGLLQSFTMTPQKEQSRGGIRRQSSMTDMKLRSSESTNSMPKLRRNASTSSDMSSLASQGAPSNSAPLRRASSWNFDEKMLVQALYKILHKVSKKSPIVLYIRDVEKFLHKSPKMYLLFEKLLTKLEGPVLLLGSRIVDMDFDDDELDDRLSALFPYNIDIKPPENENCLVSWNSQLEEDMKIIQFQDNRNHITEVLAENDLECLDLGSICLSDTMGLSKYIEEIVVSAVSYHLMNHKDPEYRNGKLILSAKSLAHALEIFQENKMSDKDTMKLERHTDARKIAEKRIAPTAAKLETKPATLLPPAAPAAATPAPPPESKTEPKKPENPPPPAKLPEVPPDNEFEKRIRPEVIPANEIGVSFDDIGALEDIKESLQELVMLPLRRPDLFKGGLLKPCRGILLFGPPGTGKTMLAKAIANEAQASFINVSMSTITSKWFGEDEKNVRALFTLAAKVSPTIIFVDEVDSMLGQRNRAGEHEAMRKIKNEFMTHWDGLLSRPDQKILVLAATNRPFDLDEAIIRRFERRIMVGLPSVQNREMIMKRLLSKEKVDESLDYKELATMTEGYSGSDLKNLCTTAAYRPVRELIQKERKKELEKMKLEKGGTPLDPSKMKEKDKEIILRPLNMADLKEAKNQVAASFATEGSIMGELKQWNDLYGEGGSRKKEQLTYFL